A genomic region of Salvelinus namaycush isolate Seneca chromosome 7, SaNama_1.0, whole genome shotgun sequence contains the following coding sequences:
- the LOC120050976 gene encoding pancreas/duodenum homeobox protein 1-like produces MNREEHYYSPAQLFKDSCAYQRPHSEDYSHSPPPCLYMARQAQSVYSSPSIGGLDQACLPDIAPYSIPLREDPGVPQLHHPQAPQQTLQPGPGGYEYPGGLALCADRNKYHLPFPWMKTTKSHAHTWKGQWAGPYMVEAEENKRTRTAYTRAQLLELEKEFLFNKYISRPRRVELALTLSLTERHIKIWFQNRRMKWKKEEDKKRVRGVDPEQDSSITSGDLNDEAGVGVGGAGHPTTTPPSPLHAHSMSGSRDSA; encoded by the exons ATGAATCGAGAAGAGCACTACTATTCTCCCGCGCAGCTGTTCAAGGACTCCTGCGCCTACCAGAGACCACACAGCGAGGACTACAGCCACAGCCCTCCGCCCTGCCTCTACATGGCCCGGCAGGCTCAGTCCGTCTACTCCTCGCCCTCCATCGGAGGGCTAGACCAGGCGTGTCTCCCTGACATTGCTCCGTACAGTATTCCCCTGCGAGAGGACCCGGGTGTGCCGCAGCTCCACCACCCCCAGGCGCCCCAGCAGACTCTACAGCCAGGGCCAGGGGGTTACGAATACCCGGGGGGGTTGGCTCTGTGTGCCGATAGGAACAAATATCACCTGCCTTTCCCCTGGATGAAAACCACCAAGTCTCACGCGCACACCTGGAAGGGACAGTGGGCAG GCCCCTACATGGTGGAGGCGGAGGAGAACAAGCGGACAAGGACGGCCTACACGCGAGCCCAGCTCCTGGAGCTGGAGAAGGAGTTCCTGTTCAACAAGTACATCAGCAGGCCGCGGCGTGTCGAGCTGGCCCTCACCCTCAgcctcacagagagacacatcAAGATCTGGTTCCAGAACCGACGGATGAAGTGGAAAAAGGAGGAGGACAAGAAGAGAGTGAGGGGGGTCGACCCCGAGCAGGACTCGTCCATTACGTCAGGAGACTTGAACGATGAGGCAGGGGTGGGAGTCGGGGGGGCAGGACATCCCACCACGACACCCCCCTCACCCTTACACGCCCATTCCATGTCAGGTTCTAGAGACTCGGCCTAG